The following are from one region of the Rhodopirellula sp. P2 genome:
- a CDS encoding universal stress protein, with translation MQNFTNILVYAGTEQPQTAVSRATDLALENNAKLTLMDVVKPIPKALGMMTDVAKPEELEKLVAADRRRRLLDLAADYSDTGLTLDVAVAIGDPATEITRRVLQEEHDLVVKTADGFTAAERFFGSIAKSLLRLCPCPVWLLKPDIHGEFDQVVAAIDVEAANQQHRDLNRQILERAYSIAQRDKAQLHVVAAWQMWMEDSIRRHAGDDAVDLARKDHERKVHQALDELLQAPYADAADVHLHLRQGAPAEVIRSVADEVEADLMVMGTVCRSGIAGILIGNTAETVIPDITCSLLALKPKGFLSPVEMSQTSLIEDDEPLPLI, from the coding sequence ATGCAAAACTTCACCAACATTCTCGTGTACGCTGGTACCGAACAACCACAGACTGCAGTTTCGCGGGCGACAGATCTGGCGCTCGAAAACAATGCAAAACTGACGCTCATGGATGTCGTCAAGCCGATCCCCAAGGCGCTGGGCATGATGACCGATGTGGCGAAACCAGAGGAATTGGAAAAGCTGGTGGCGGCAGATCGCCGTCGTCGTTTGCTGGATCTCGCAGCGGACTACTCTGACACCGGCTTGACCCTGGACGTCGCGGTTGCCATCGGCGACCCAGCCACCGAGATCACTCGCCGGGTGCTCCAGGAAGAACATGATCTCGTCGTCAAGACGGCCGACGGATTCACTGCGGCCGAACGCTTCTTCGGAAGCATCGCGAAATCGCTTCTGAGATTGTGCCCTTGCCCCGTGTGGTTGCTCAAGCCGGACATTCACGGGGAATTCGACCAAGTGGTCGCGGCGATCGACGTGGAAGCCGCGAACCAACAACACCGTGACTTGAACCGTCAGATTCTGGAGCGAGCGTATTCCATCGCCCAGCGTGACAAAGCTCAATTGCATGTCGTCGCCGCTTGGCAAATGTGGATGGAAGATTCAATCCGTCGGCACGCGGGCGATGACGCGGTGGACCTGGCACGCAAGGATCACGAAAGGAAGGTCCACCAAGCGCTCGACGAACTTCTGCAAGCCCCTTACGCAGACGCCGCTGACGTGCACTTGCACCTGCGACAGGGAGCCCCCGCCGAAGTGATTCGCAGCGTGGCGGACGAAGTCGAAGCGGATTTGATGGTGATGGGAACCGTTTGTCGTTCCGGCATCGCAGGAATCCTGATTGGCAACACCGCAGAAACAGTCATTCCCGACATCACCTGTTCGTTGCTGGCGCTCAAACCCAAAGGATTTCTCTCGCCCGTCGAAATGTCGCAGACCTCGTTGATCGAAGATGATGAACCACTTCCTCTGATTTAG
- a CDS encoding universal stress protein — translation MKKILLTIDGSDASLDAARFLARLPHAESMELTVVTAITETPSRRTFLADGWSESWIARKHDQAKQSFSKVQEYFQDADIDWRQVIRQGQPGETIVAVVKETQPDLVVIGSQGYSTVARLLQGSVSDYVATHVPCSVLVVRPNSQFSGRHRLRVAIGCESSQPSENAVEEFAEFGWASNSEVRVLSVTDNMDDNEQPNDAPATEVIESVVERLNDVASTTQGHLIHCDHIGDGLVDYIETNQVDLVVVGETPRSDLGRVLLGSTTRFVLRHAPSSVWIARNRSLPGAPIDAVLQHSTAT, via the coding sequence ATGAAAAAGATTTTGCTGACCATTGACGGTTCCGACGCTTCGCTCGACGCCGCTCGTTTCCTGGCTCGCTTGCCACACGCGGAATCGATGGAATTGACCGTCGTCACGGCGATCACGGAGACCCCTTCGCGAAGAACATTTCTGGCGGATGGATGGAGCGAAAGTTGGATCGCGAGAAAGCACGATCAGGCCAAGCAGTCGTTCAGCAAAGTCCAGGAGTACTTTCAGGATGCCGACATCGATTGGCGTCAGGTCATCCGCCAAGGCCAGCCGGGCGAAACCATTGTCGCGGTTGTCAAGGAAACTCAACCCGATTTGGTGGTGATTGGATCGCAGGGCTACTCAACCGTTGCTCGCCTCCTGCAGGGCAGCGTCAGTGATTACGTGGCAACCCACGTCCCCTGCAGTGTTCTGGTGGTGCGGCCCAATTCACAGTTCAGCGGACGTCATCGCCTGCGGGTCGCGATTGGCTGCGAATCGAGCCAGCCTTCCGAGAATGCCGTGGAAGAATTCGCCGAGTTTGGCTGGGCCAGCAACAGCGAAGTGCGTGTGTTGTCGGTGACAGACAACATGGATGACAACGAACAACCCAACGATGCTCCCGCAACCGAAGTCATTGAGAGTGTGGTGGAACGTCTGAATGACGTCGCCTCCACCACTCAAGGACATCTGATTCACTGCGACCACATTGGTGATGGCTTGGTCGACTACATCGAAACCAATCAAGTCGATCTGGTGGTGGTGGGGGAAACGCCCCGAAGCGACCTGGGACGAGTTCTGTTGGGCAGCACCACGCGATTTGTGCTTCGACATGCTCCCTCAAGTGTCTGGATCGCACGCAATCGATCGCTGCCGGGTGCTCCCATAGATGCAGTCCTTCAACATTCCACGGCAACCTGA
- a CDS encoding bifunctional aminoglycoside phosphotransferase/ATP-binding protein: MNTTTDIQPTLDGLIAGLKHPQAYPHSIESPVLVHETHLSVVLLAGEFAYKIKKPIQTDFLDYSTLALRRHFCEEELRLDRRFAKGLYIGVVPITLSGDRPTIEGKGDVIEYAVKMHRFSSSALLSERVQAGQLTTKEVVQLASTIAGFHHDAAVCRDRIAEQWPEFLQANIPQTIEQVLTTADASTAATCEVLRDWTTEFQAQHQRLLADRIAAGFIRECHGDLHSANVVCWQGQLVPFDGIEFNDHLRWIDVLSDAAFLAMDLAARDHLDLSRTFLNAYLECTGDYQSLELLRLFLVYRALVRALAASMRKDAEDARHHVDLAYRFTLRETPRLWITHGVSGSGKTTLSEAVVQRHNAFRLRSDVERKRMFGQSARQRLNADNLGFESTGQPDPGQPDTGPPHTGPPNPASQDTATPNRETLYSPEANEQTYQRLSQLARRILASGHSVIVDATFLRRADRQRFYELAEQAGVPIAILDCHSDLQTLRQRVADRMAHRHDASDADLDVLDRQLAHREPLTDAERTLVVEIPDLAQVAESL, from the coding sequence ATGAACACCACAACAGACATCCAGCCAACCCTGGATGGCTTGATCGCTGGTTTGAAACACCCCCAGGCGTACCCGCATTCGATCGAATCCCCGGTTCTCGTTCACGAGACGCACCTCTCGGTTGTGCTCTTGGCTGGTGAGTTTGCGTACAAGATCAAGAAGCCCATTCAGACGGACTTCCTTGACTACAGCACGCTCGCCCTGCGGCGACATTTCTGCGAAGAAGAGCTGCGTTTAGATCGTCGCTTTGCCAAAGGTCTGTACATCGGAGTCGTGCCGATCACTCTCTCCGGGGATCGACCGACCATCGAAGGGAAAGGCGATGTGATCGAGTATGCGGTCAAGATGCACCGTTTTTCTTCCAGTGCCCTGCTCAGTGAACGGGTTCAAGCAGGACAACTGACCACCAAGGAAGTCGTCCAACTGGCATCCACCATCGCGGGATTCCACCATGACGCGGCGGTTTGCCGCGATCGCATCGCTGAACAGTGGCCTGAATTCTTGCAGGCGAACATCCCTCAGACGATCGAACAGGTTCTGACAACCGCGGATGCCTCGACCGCGGCGACCTGCGAAGTGTTGCGTGACTGGACAACCGAGTTCCAGGCACAGCATCAACGCTTGCTGGCCGATCGGATTGCGGCCGGCTTCATCCGTGAATGTCACGGTGATCTGCACTCAGCCAACGTGGTGTGTTGGCAAGGCCAGTTGGTTCCCTTCGACGGCATTGAGTTCAACGACCACCTGAGATGGATTGATGTTCTCAGTGACGCCGCGTTTCTGGCGATGGATTTGGCAGCGCGGGATCATCTCGATCTTTCACGCACCTTCCTCAACGCCTACTTGGAATGCACTGGCGACTACCAATCGTTGGAATTGCTGAGGTTGTTCTTGGTTTACCGAGCCCTTGTGCGGGCCTTGGCCGCATCGATGCGGAAGGATGCGGAGGACGCTCGCCATCATGTCGACTTGGCCTATCGGTTCACGTTGCGTGAGACACCCCGATTGTGGATCACGCACGGCGTCAGTGGCAGTGGAAAGACAACGCTCAGTGAGGCGGTCGTGCAACGCCACAACGCGTTCCGATTGCGCAGCGATGTTGAACGAAAGCGAATGTTTGGGCAGTCGGCGAGGCAGCGTTTGAATGCTGACAACCTGGGCTTCGAGAGCACAGGGCAACCCGATCCAGGGCAACCTGATACGGGGCCTCCGCACACAGGACCTCCCAATCCTGCTTCCCAGGACACTGCCACCCCGAACAGGGAGACGCTGTACTCGCCCGAGGCCAATGAACAAACCTACCAGCGTCTTTCGCAACTTGCTCGCCGGATTCTCGCGTCCGGTCACAGCGTGATCGTTGACGCCACCTTTCTACGACGCGCTGACCGCCAACGGTTTTACGAGCTCGCCGAACAAGCTGGCGTCCCCATCGCCATCCTGGATTGCCACAGCGATCTTCAAACCCTGCGTCAACGCGTTGCCGATCGGATGGCACATCGGCATGACGCCTCGGATGCTGACCTCGATGTCCTGGACCGACAACTGGCCCATCGTGAACCACTGACGGACGCCGAGCGAACGTTGGTGGTTGAGATTCCTGACTTGGCTCAAGTGGCCGAATCGCTTTGA
- a CDS encoding dihydroorotate dehydrogenase-like protein: MTFHLNTHFGGLALASPVIVGASPMSMNEHTRLAMQQAGAGAIVLPSLFEEQVIDWSWNAGRKITARERSLLERSDRTQHHWVCPDADSYLALVNRASSLQDIPIIASLNGFTAGGWMDFAGELQEAGAAAIELNVHHSRPSDFTSSAEIEATILEAIREVDASITIPLFVKLGRNFTSLPHLARQLLSGAQGMVLHGRAPKTDICLDTLKLASRWRLTHESDEMESLDTLMQVHGYCPAMPLAANGGIGHADHLIKVLLAGADVAMVTSAIYREGPDVIRFMLDGLTEFMERHQMQSMRELQTRRPLEFTSDEDRTAYIAALTAHLHSSDTHLPPPNLHADRWGHPAT, from the coding sequence ATGACTTTTCATCTCAACACTCATTTTGGTGGGCTCGCGTTGGCTTCCCCTGTGATCGTCGGTGCCTCCCCGATGTCCATGAATGAACACACGCGTTTGGCCATGCAACAGGCTGGGGCTGGCGCGATCGTGTTGCCGTCGTTGTTCGAAGAACAAGTGATCGATTGGAGCTGGAACGCGGGACGCAAGATCACGGCTCGAGAAAGAAGCCTTCTGGAACGCTCCGATCGAACCCAGCACCACTGGGTTTGCCCCGACGCGGATTCCTACTTGGCACTCGTCAACCGAGCCAGTTCTCTGCAAGACATCCCCATCATCGCCAGCCTGAACGGGTTCACTGCCGGTGGCTGGATGGACTTTGCAGGTGAATTGCAGGAGGCCGGTGCGGCCGCCATCGAACTGAACGTTCATCATTCACGCCCCAGCGACTTTACCAGTTCGGCGGAAATTGAAGCGACCATTCTCGAAGCCATTCGGGAAGTCGACGCATCGATCACCATTCCCTTGTTTGTCAAACTCGGCCGAAACTTCACGAGCTTGCCGCACCTCGCTCGTCAATTGCTGTCGGGTGCCCAAGGGATGGTGCTTCACGGACGAGCCCCCAAAACGGACATTTGCCTGGACACGCTGAAACTGGCCAGTCGCTGGCGACTCACCCATGAGAGCGATGAAATGGAATCGCTGGACACGCTGATGCAGGTCCACGGCTATTGCCCCGCGATGCCATTGGCGGCCAACGGCGGGATTGGTCATGCCGATCACTTGATCAAGGTGCTGCTGGCGGGAGCGGACGTGGCCATGGTGACGTCGGCGATCTACCGGGAAGGCCCAGATGTGATCCGGTTCATGCTGGACGGTCTGACGGAATTCATGGAACGACATCAGATGCAATCGATGAGAGAGCTGCAAACACGCCGCCCGCTCGAATTCACCAGCGATGAAGACAGAACCGCCTACATCGCGGCATTGACAGCGCACCTTCACAGCAGCGACACACACCTCCCGCCCCCGAACCTGCACGCGGACCGCTGGGGCCATCCAGCGACGTGA